A genomic stretch from Ureibacillus composti includes:
- a CDS encoding MraY family glycosyltransferase — MLYVSLFVALVAAILLTPLVKRLAFRIGAVDAPNYRKVHSRIMPRLGGLAIYLAFLIGLLILRPESQYTLAIVLGATVIVITGVLDDMYEISAKAKMLGQLVAAIIIVFFGGIQIEFINLPFNDGQLDFGFLSIPFTIVWIIGITNAVNLIDGLDGLAAGVSTIAFITLAGMAMIMGNGFVIAIAAILACATIGFLFYNFHPAKIFMGDTGALFLGFMIAVLSLLGFKNITVVSFIIPVIMLGVPISDTFFAIVRRYRNKQKWSDPDKSHLHHRLIDMGFSHRQTVLIIYGIAAMFGLAAVIFSMAKLWGAILLVTVILVAIELFVEIIGLAGKNYKPLINLVRIFNK; from the coding sequence ATGCTTTACGTGTCTTTATTCGTGGCGCTTGTCGCAGCCATTTTACTAACTCCACTAGTAAAGCGTTTGGCCTTTCGAATCGGAGCAGTTGATGCACCAAACTATCGAAAAGTTCATTCGCGCATTATGCCACGACTAGGTGGTTTAGCCATCTATCTTGCATTTTTAATTGGACTTCTAATTTTACGACCTGAAAGTCAATACACATTAGCCATTGTTTTAGGGGCTACAGTTATTGTCATTACTGGTGTTTTAGATGATATGTATGAGATTTCCGCAAAAGCAAAGATGCTAGGGCAATTAGTAGCAGCGATTATCATCGTATTCTTTGGTGGAATTCAAATTGAATTCATCAACTTACCTTTTAATGATGGGCAGTTAGATTTTGGATTTTTAAGTATTCCATTTACAATCGTGTGGATTATCGGTATTACAAATGCCGTGAATTTAATTGATGGTTTAGATGGACTTGCAGCAGGGGTTTCCACAATCGCGTTCATTACACTAGCGGGAATGGCGATGATTATGGGGAATGGTTTTGTTATCGCAATAGCGGCCATTTTAGCTTGTGCAACAATTGGTTTCTTATTTTATAATTTCCACCCAGCGAAAATTTTCATGGGTGATACTGGGGCCTTATTCTTAGGGTTTATGATTGCGGTCTTATCCTTACTTGGATTTAAAAATATTACGGTCGTTTCATTTATCATCCCGGTTATTATGCTTGGTGTTCCAATCTCTGATACATTCTTTGCAATTGTTCGTCGTTATCGAAACAAACAAAAATGGTCAGATCCAGACAAATCCCATTTACATCACCGTTTAATTGATATGGGATTCTCACATCGTCAAACAGTCTTAATTATTTACGGAATCGCAGCCATGTTTGGCCTTGCAGCAGTAATCTTCTCAATGGCAAAACTTTGGGGAGCTATCCTATTAGTAACAGTGATCTTAGTAGCGATTGAACTGTTCGTCGAAATAATTGGACTAGCTGGTAAAAACTACAAACCACTCATTAACCTAGTAAGAATCTTTAATAAGTAA